The Syngnathoides biaculeatus isolate LvHL_M chromosome 6, ASM1980259v1, whole genome shotgun sequence genome has a window encoding:
- the n4bp1 gene encoding NEDD4-binding protein 1 — protein sequence MSTTRPLLGMKRVTELACVEQPTSRLPASGARQQQDTPTVDEFTVLEIKEDELKCARPRVEHVFKVTFTIIGLLDHTGQAHGSTRQIWLQLRGNTDDVSKAKEYVRGLCDPELQKEERYPLDMHCIFAGARGLFLDRLIRDTSAEVLVSEPGRLRLLGRAEPVVMAQSRVQQFVALFQEKRNLLSDREQAVKRAFKSFVEERDDKYTMELLLLPSALKEELLGLVHSPTTSHTPLNQNLHPCMAEFEQDRSQSSTPVTELSNRIFDTSFEDRVTRTTPFGDNVGKAGGGIGLGPEAILLNGIRPSHKRRSSESETRDTKRQYSLERRDESPERSRDRERHRGREGHGVTSGYRTKNASASCTISSSSSGKANTVAGPIMLDPCEGITDESEAVSPETNLRCLVNFFRTMGYQQDVVERVIKDTGQTEDTFLILEKIVAETNICEEETKGGIKENKLNNVRSSDLPASSSPTSSLAIERERVEDPGRSKENIKPNHHGAISNGFGHRRHYSGSETSTQQAITIKRSSSAQGGAGNYEVITIDDDDDVCITNSKTADTRTSRVTMAHADTQTGSRTDYLARGGGSISHRDHLSRAGTRTLGGSMKVESVTALRSTPQWLTASTACVASTPNSAPTTSRPSAYQTLGHLGFHGSEARSPPSSNPPVPPVTGLARFQQSLKTPYTLKLPNEPGRPELRHIIIDGSNVAMAHGLNRFFSCRGIALSVETFWRRGHREITVFVPQWRQKRDPFTTEQHFLNQLENLRLLSFTPSREVCGKRIASHDDRFLLHLAEKTDGVIVTNDNLRDFVNSSDMWCRIIHERLLQFTFVEDHFMIPDDPLGKNGPHLDIFLRKINRHLPLAPPPQRPPDLRPSNNQQHPVYVQALHSAPWTPAVGPQPGVQWPHPGRRRTASPSPSPPSQRSPGETSELKRQLCVIFPDQKQQIDSILSDNPYMRDLNALSGLLLG from the exons ATGTCAACAACGCGGCCCCTTCTCGGTATGAAGAGAGTCACCGAGCTCGCGTGCGTCGAGCAACCGACCAGCAGGCTCCCCGCTTCAGGGGCGAGGCAACAACAAGACACCCCCACGGTGGACGAGTTTACGGTCCTAGAGATTAAGGAAGACGAATTGAAATGTGCCCGGCCCCGAGTGGAACACGTTTTCAAAGTGACGTTCACGATTATCGGGCTGTTGGACCACACGGGACAAGCACACGGTAGTACGCGTCAGATATGGCTACAGCTCAGAGGAAACACTGACGACGTCTCCAAAGCAAAG GAGTATGTCAGGGGACTGTGTGACCCAGAACTGCAGAAAGAAGAGCGATACCCATTGGACATGCATTGTATTTTTGCCGGAGCCCGCGGACTCTTCCTGGATAGACTCATACGAGATACAAGCGCTGAGGTTTTGGTTTCTGAGCCAGGACGCCTGCGCTTGTTGGGCCGCGCTGAACCAGTTGTGATGGCACAAAGCAGGGTTCAGCAGTTTGTGGCACTTTTCCAG GAAAAGCGAAATCTGCTGAGTGACAGAGAGCAGGCAGTGAAACGAGCATTCAAGTCCTTTGTGGAGGAGAGGGATGATAAGTACACCATGGAGCTTCTTCTACTACCCAGTGCCCTAAAAGAAGAATTACTGGGATTGGTTCACAGTCCTACCACCTCGCACACACCACTG AACCAGAACCTACATCCCTGCATGGCGGAGTTTGAGCAAGACCGCTCACAGAGTAGCACCCCTGTGACAGAGCTTTCCAATCGCATCTTTGATACGAGCTTTGAGGACAGAGTGACCCGGACAACGCCTTTTGGCGATAATGTTGGAAAAGCAGGAGGAGGCATCGGTTTGGGTCCCGAGGCCATCCTGCTGAATGGCATCAGGCCATCACACAAGCGGCGCTCTTCTGAGAGCGAAACCCGGGACACTAAGAGACAATACTCTTTAGAACGGAGAGATGAGTCGCCAGAGAGGTCGAGGGATAGGGAGCGACACCGGGGCAGAGAAGGGCATGGGGTCACTAGTGGTTATCGTACCAAAAATGCCTCTGCTTCATGCACAATCTCCTCGTCCTCTTCCGGTAAAGCAAACACAGTTGCCGGTCCAATCATGctggacccttgtgagggtatcACTGACGAAAGTGAGGCGGTCAGCCCAGAAACCAATCTCCGTTGTTTGGTCAATTTTTTCAG AACCATGGGTTATCAGCAGGATGTGGTTGAGCGTGTCATCAAGGATACAGGACAAACAGAAGATACCTTCCTTATTCTTGAAAAAATtgtggcagaaacaaacatttgtgagGAGGAAACAAAAGGaggaataaaagaaaacaagctGAACAATGTGCGCTCCTCCGAccttcctgcatcttcctcaccgACCTCCTCTCTAGCCATCGAGAGAGAAAGAGTAGAGGATCCAGGGCGGTCCAAAGAAAATATTAAGCCCAACCATCATGGAGCCATTAGTAATGGATTTGGCCACCGGAGGCATTACAGTGGCAGCGAAACCAGCACTCAACAG gctattaCCATCAAGAGGAGTTCTAGTGCCCAAGGAGGAGCAGGGAACTACGAGGTCATTACCATTGACGATGATGACGATGTCTGCATAACAAACAGCAAAACAGCTGATACGCGGACGTCAAGGGTGACCATGGCACACGCTGACACCCAGACCGGATCCAGAACAGACTACTTGGCACGGGGAGGTGGGAGCATTTCACATAGGGATCACCTGTCGAGAGCTGGGACTCGGACTTTGGGTGGATCAATGAAAGTTGAAAGTGTGACTGCACTGCGTAGTACACCTCAGTGGCTGACGGccagcaccgcctgtgtggcttCAACACCTAAT TCGGCCCCAACCACAAGCCGTCCCTCTGCCTACCAAACCCTTGGCCACTTGGGCTTTCACGGCAGTGAAGCCAGAAGTCCTCCATCGAGCAACCCACCCGTCCCCCCTGTGACAGGATTGGCCCGTTTTCAGCAATCTTTGAAGACTCCGTATACACTGAAGCTACCCAATGAGCCGGGACGACCGGAGCTCCGCCACATCATCATAGATGGCAGCAATGTGGCAATGGC TCACGGCCTAAATCGGTTCTTCTCCTGTCGAGGGATAGCGCTATCAGTGGAGACGTTTTGGAGGCGGGGCCACAGGGAAATAACAGTGTTTGTTCCTCAGTGGCGCCAGAAGAGAGACCCATTCACAACAG aacaacattttttaaatcaactagAAAACTTGCGGCTGCTCTCTTTCACTCCCTCCAGAGAAGTCTGTGGTAAAAGGATAGCCTCGCATGATGACAG ATTCCTGCTCCACTTAGCAGAAAAAACAGACGGTGTTATCGTAACAAATGACAACCTTCGCGATTTTGTCAACTCTTCAGACATGTGGTGCAGAATCATTCATGAGAG GTTACTCCAGTTTACTTTTGTGGAGGACCACTTCATGATCCCTGATGACCCTCTGGGGAAAAACGGACCTCATCTGGACATCTTCCTTCGTAAAATCAACAG GCATCTTCCGTTGGCCCCTCCCCCACAGAGGCCTCCCGACCTGCGTCCATCCAACAACCAGCAGCATCCAGTCTATGTGCAAGCCCTCCACTCGGCTCCATGGACCCCAGCTGTCGGACCCCAACCTGGTGTGCAGTGGCCCCACCCGGGCCGGCGCCGCACTGCTTCTCCCTCGCCATCGCCCCCTTCCCAGCGTTCGCCGGGGGAGACATCCGAGCTGAAGAGACAGCTGTGTGTGATTTTCCCAGACCAGAAACAACAGATTGATAGCATCCTCAGCGACAACCCGTACATGAGAGACTTAAACGCCCTGTCGGGGCTGCTGCTGGGATAA